One Eubalaena glacialis isolate mEubGla1 chromosome 11, mEubGla1.1.hap2.+ XY, whole genome shotgun sequence DNA segment encodes these proteins:
- the ANKRD33 gene encoding photoreceptor ankyrin repeat protein, with product MLDDGVSPEEATQVDSNGRTGLMVACYHGFQSVVALLSRCPFLDVNQQDKEGDTALMLAAQAGHVPLVSLLINYYVGLDLERRDQRGLTALMKAAMRDRSECVAALLMAGADLTAVDPVRGKTALEWAFLTDSFDTVQRIKQLLRRPQVEQLSHHYQPEWPALPGLVAQAQAQAAPSFLERLQATLSLPFAQSPQEGGVLDHLVTVTTSLASPFLTTACHTLCPDHPPALGTRSKSVPELLGTAPPPPPVPQLPQEVPGPRVFIPYQSPQGVLSMCHQWLQPRDSTSLRPQAPKILLSKAPSSGIQWKPEPRSAGNRRLSLPVWRYQELRMERRRQEEARLAQSQGMPG from the exons ATGCTGGATGATGGGGTCTCCCCAGAGGAGGCCACCCAGGTGGACAGCAATGGGAGG ACAGGCCTCATGGTCGCATGCTACCATGGCTTCCAAAGTGTTGTGGCCCTGCTCAGCCGTTGTCCTTTCCTGGATGTGAACCAGCAGGACAAAGAAGGAGACACAGCCCTCATGCTGGCTGCCCAAGCAG GCCATGTGCCTCTGGTGAGTCTCCTGATCAACTACTATGTTGGCCTTGACCTGGAGCGCCGGGACCAGCGGGGGCTAACTGCGCTGATGAAGGCCGCCATGCGGGACCGCTCCGAATGCGTGGCTGCCCTCCTCATGGCAG GTGCTGACCTGACTGCAGTGGATCCTGTCCGGGGCAAGACAGCCCTGGAGTGGGCATTTCTGACCGACAGCTTCGACACGGTGCAAAGGATCAAGCAGCTGCTGCGGCGGCCCCAAGTGGAGCAGCTCAGCCATCATTACCAGCCTGAGTGGCCAGCCTTGCCCGGGCTTGTGGCCCAGGCCCAGGCTCAGGCCGCCCCGTCTTTCCTAGAACGACTTCAGGCCACCTTGAGCCTCCCCTTTGCGCAGTCTCCTCAGGAGGGGGGTGTCCTGGACCACCTTGTGACCGTCACGACCAGCCTGGCGAGTCCTTTCCTCACCACTGCCTGCCACACCCTGTGCCCTGACCACCCACCTGCACTGGGCACCCGAAGCAAGTCTGTGCCAGAGCTGTTAGGcactgccccgccccctcccccagtacCCCAACTTCCCCAGGAAGTCCCTGGCCCCCGGGTCTTCATCCCCTACCAGAGCCCTCAGGGTGTATTGAGCATGTGCCATCAGTGGCTCCAGCCCAGAGATAGTACCAGCCTCAGGCCCCAAGCCCCTAAGATCCTCCTCTCCAAGGCACCCTCATCTGGCATTCAGTGGAAGCCAGAGCCCAGGTCTGCAGGGAATCGAAGGCTGTCCCTTCCTGTCTGGAGATACCAGGAGCTcaggatggagaggaggaggcaggaggaggccAGGTTGGCACAGAGCCAGGGGATGCCGGGATAG